ATGGTTTTCATTCACTTAACACTCCGGCCAAGCGTTTAAGAACAATCATTGACGCCAACCACTTGACACCGGTTATCTCGGTCCATAAGTTCCGTCATAGCTTTATTTCTAATGCGTTAATGGCGGGGGTACCCGTTTCAACAGTACAAAAATTAGTAGGACATAGCTCGCCAACTACCACCCTACGCATTTATGCCCACATTAATCAGGAACAAGCACGCAAGGCCACCGACAGCCTAGCAAAATACCTTGAAATGTGAAAGGATAACATCAGGGATAACATCAGAATTATTTATATCTTTTAAAATGCCGGTATCGCTGGTATATCAAGGGTTTCACATTTCCAGTGTGGTACCCCGGTAGGGTCCATAATAAAACGCATCACGCTGATTTTGATCAGTCGTGATGCGTTTTATTGTACTTTAGAAAAGTTGGACCCCGTTATGGCGGCAGATAACTAGGGTCACTTTTAGATTTAGGCTAAATCATCTCCATTAGATTTAATGACTTTCTGATACCAGTAGAAGGAATCTTTTTTAATCCGAGCCAAACTCCCTTGACCAGCATCATCTTGATCAACATAAATAAAACCATAGCGTTTGGACATTTCAGACGTCGAAAAGCTGATTAGGTCAATCGGGCCCCACATGGTATAACCCATTAAATCAACCCCATCCGCAATCGCTTCCTGCATTTGCGTAATGTGTTGCCGCAAATAGTCAATCCGATAATCATCATGAACTTGACCATCCGCCGTTAATTGGTCAACCGCGCCTAGGCCATTCTCCACTACGAACAACGGCTTCCGGTAGCGATCCCACATCTCGTCTAACGTGATCCGTAACCCAACGGGATCAATTTGCCAACCCCAGTCGGATTCTTCCAAATACGGATTACGCCCGCCAGTCGCCATGTTACCATTGGTCTGTTCACCAGCATCCGCGGTCGTGACCGTGGTCATATAGTAGCTAAAGCTAATGAAATCCACTGGATATTGCGCCAAGATAGCTTGGTCATCATCCGCCATTGCAAGCTTAATCCCATTGTCGGCAAAATAGCGATTCATGTATTCCGGATATTCACCGCGCGCTTGCACATCGGTAAAGAATAGGTTCTTATCATCTTCCAATTGCGCTGCTTGCACATCAATCGGATTCGGGGTACCTGGATACGTTTGCATCCGTGCTAACATCGAACCAATTTTTGCATGCGGATCAATTTCGTGTAATTGCTTCGTCGCAATCGCACTAGCCACGAATTGGTGATGTAAGGCTTGATACCGAGTTTGTAACTGATCGTGTTTCGACATCGCCGTATCAATAGCGCCCGTTTCATGGAAACCCCAAGTACCCGTGTTGATCTCATTAAACGTTAGCCAATAGGGCACTTGACCCTGATAACGCTTGAAAACGACTGCTGTGAAGCGATTAAATGCTGCAATAGTCGCCCGACTAGCCCAGCCATTTTGTTTCAAAGTTAACGCAATGGGCATCTCATAATGTGACAACGTAATCAATGGTTGAATATCATACTTCTTTAATTCTGCAATCACCCGGTCATAAAAAGCTAAGCCGGCCTCATTTGGTTGCGCTTCATCACCATTTGGAAAGACCCGCGACCATGCGATGGAGAACCGGTAAACTTTAAAACCCATTTCGGCAAATAATTTAATATCTTCTTTATAGTGATGATAAAAATCAACACCCCGGCGTTTCGGATAACGCGTATCCGTGGCATCAGCCACTGCTGCCTGGATAGACTCAGTCGTGACCGCGTCCATCGACATTTTCTTACGATCTGTCGCCTTTTCAACGACTTCCGCCGTCGTTAAACCTTTACCATCTATATTCCAAGCCCCTTCAACTTGATTAGCAGCGGTCGCACCGCCCCATAAGAAATCTTTGGGAAATCCTTTAGGATAAGTTGTTTTATACATTTGCAGTTACTCCTTCATTAGTTGCTAACTTCAAAATCCAGTTATCGGCTGCGGCGGTTGCATCCGTTGGCGTCACCGCTTGATAATCATTCGTATTTGTCACAATGACCATCACCGTTGGATCGTACCCAGCCGCTTTAATCTTCGCAACATCAAATTTCGTGATGACCTCACCCCGTTTAACTGATGCATTTTGTTTAACTAAAGTTTCAAAGAATTGACCATTTAACTGGACGGTATCAATCCCAATATGAATCAAAATTTCAACACCTGCTGTGGAAGTAATCCCAATCGCATGTCCAGTTGGATAAACGGCGCTAATTGTCCCATCGACGGGCGCTTTAACCACACCATCAGTCGGCACAATCGCTAACCCTTTCCCCATCGCTTCTGAAGCAAAAACGTCATCGTTAACACTCGTTAAGGGAATAATCGTCCCAGTCACAGGTGCCGTAATCGTCGTATCAGCAGCAACCAACGTCGTTGTCGTGGTAGTCGTTTTAGTCGCCGTATCTGTCGTAGTCTTAGGCATCCCGACTAACAGTGTCAAAATTAATGCACCGACAAAGGCCACGATTAATCCAATGACTTCACCGATAAAGCCCTGACCTAAATAGGTCGGTAAGGCGAGTAAACTTGGTAAGGTGAAGGAACTGGCATGGACTTGGAACGCACCACTAATTGCCCCACCAATGGCCCCACCAACAACCGCACAATAGAATGGTCGTTTTAATTTCAACGTTACCCCATAAATTGTCGGTTCCGTAATTCCAAAGAACGCAGTAATCACGGACGAGCCGGCTAAAGCTTTCATCTTGCTATCTTTAGTTCGTAAAAAGACACCTAAAGCAGCTCCCGCTTGAGACAAGACGGCTGCACTTAAAATTGGTAACAATGGATCATAGCCCATCTTAGCAATATTGTTCATCATCAATGGGACAAACGTCCAATGAACCCCAAAGATAACGAAAACTTGCCAGAAGGCCCCCATCAAGACGCCGGCACCGATTGGGAAGAAGTTATAAACAGCCATCATGCCGGTTGCTAACGCATTACTAATCGTGCCACCGATCGGGCCGACAACAAGTAATGTCAATGGCATCATGACAATCAAGGATAGTAACGGCGTGAAAATATTTCGCACGGCTTCTGGGAAAATCTTGTCAAATAACGGTTCTAAATAGGATAGCACCCAAATTGCCAACAGAATTGGAATGACCGTTGACGTATACGTCGTGGGCACTACTGGAATGCCAAAGAAGTGCAGGGTCGTTGCATTTGACATTACTGAAACCAACGTTGGGTACAATAATGCGGCGCCTAATGACACACTAACAAATTGATTAACACGTAATTGTTTGGCGGCCGTGAAGGCTAAGAATATTGGTAAGAAGTAAAAGATTGCATCTCCTGCCGCGTACCAAATCTTATAAGCACCACTGCTAGCTGATAACCAGTTTAAAGCGACTGCTAGTGCTAAAAGCCCCTTTAAAATCCCAGCACCAGCTAAAGCACCCAAAAACGGCGTGAAAATGCTTGAAATAAAACCGATGAACCGGTTAATCAAGTTGGGCTTATCCTCTGGTTCAGTGGTAGTCGCTTCTGGTGTCGCCATAGTTGCCAAGCCAGCCAAGTCTGCTAAAGCATCGTACACTTTAGCGACAGAGTTTCCAATCACGACCTGATACTGACCGGCACTTTGAACAACCGTAATCACACCATCTAAATCATTGATTGCGGCAGTATTGGCAGCATCGGTCGATTTCAAGTTAAATCGTAACCGGGTCGCACAATGCCAAGCTTTAGTAATATTTTCTTTGCCACCGATATTCGTTAATATCTGCTGGGCTAATTCTCGATAATCCATAATTGACACACTCCTTAAAAAAATAAAAACCCAAGTCACCCCCTGCTCGTCGTAATTGACGATTAGAAGATCACTTGGGTTTTGCCTAATTCAATAGTTACAATCCCATTATTAATGTGCTTCGTTCAACATCCGTTGAATGTGCATGGTTAAATAAATCTGTTCATTCATTGAAACGGGTTGTTGTGCCGTCTTTTTTATAAACGTCACAATCTTTTGTACACAAGCAAAAGCTTGCGGATACTTCTGTGAAACATGTTGAAATAAGATTTCATCTTCAGTGCCTTGTGAGCGATCAACCTCTTTCAACGTTAGCCGCTCGGCAAAGAAACGCAAATGAACTAAGAACCGTTGCAAACTTAGACTGTCATCCGTCATCGTTAACGATAATTGATATTTGACGATATTCAAAACATCATTAATCAATTTCGTCATAACGATCGTTTGATCAGCATCCGAGGTTGCCATACTATTCTCAACAAACTTCATGGCAATAAAACCGGCTTCATCCTCAGGTAACTGAACCTCAAATTGACTCGCAACCAACGTTAAGGCTTGTCGGCCAACTTGATATTCTTGATGATAGATGCGTTTGGTTTCCCACAGAATCTCATTTTTGATATCCATTTGATGTAAATGTCGATACACGGCAAAATGAATATGATCAGTCAATGAGATAAGTAAGTAACTATTAAACGTGGTATTCAGCTGCTTTTCCGCTAAATCAATGATTTGCGACGCAACTTCAAAGTACTCTGGTTCAATATCACTCATAAGTGACTGAAAGTTGGCTAACCAATTATCGGCTGTTGGTGTATATGTCTTGGTGACGCGGGTCTCATCTACAGAGTCGCCGCTTTTCTTTTGAAAACCAATCCCTTTACCAATTAAAATAACTTCGTGACCATGCTGGTCCGCCAATAACACATTATTGTTAAAAACCTTTTTAATCCGCATGCCTCACGCCCCTTGACTCTTGGTCTAAAAATAAAACCCAATAATTTCAAACCCAGTGATCGACTACACCCATCACGGCATTCAAAATTATCAGGTTTTGCCCACTAACGTGTTAGCGGTAACAATCCTTATTTACAATTATTTAGTATAACGAGTCGAGAAAACGATTGCAAGAATTTTATTTATTTTGTTGATTTTTAACTATTTTATAATTTTTCTTGACAAATCTTAATCATAATTCTTATACTGAGATTATCTTAAATGAAATCGAAGTGACTTTGTAATGTCAACGCAAAAACAATTCATGCAAATGATGTGCTGTCCATGTTGTGCAACTAACAACATGGCTATTTGCGTTAAATTACAAGCGTCGCTAGTATCTCAAAATTAACGAAATTGAGCTCAAACCGTTATTTTTGAAACGCCTGCTTGGAATCTGACGAGATTCCTAACAGGCGTTTTTTGTTACCGATTAAGGATGTTTAAGTCAAACAAATGTGAAAGGTAGGCCTCAAGATGAGCAGTTGGGTCATTATTCAACAAAGTCTCCCCTTGTTCGAAAAGGGCTTCTTCATTACGCTAAAATTAGCTGCGCTAGGAATTATTGGTGCCATCATTATCGGTTTAACTTGTAGTCTCATCCAGTACTTCAAATTACCAGTGCTGAACCCTTTAGTTACCATCTACACTGAAGTAGCCCGTAATACACCGTTACTAATTCAATTATTTTTTCTCTACTACGCTTTCCCCGCTCTTGGTTGGCGGTTAACGGCTAGCCAATGTGGTGTTATTGGCCTCATTTTTTTAGGCGGTAGTTATATGGCGGCTGGCTTTAGCGGTGGTTTTGATGGTATTACATCAACTCAATTAGAAGCGGGCCAGGCAATTGGCTTAAACCGTTGGCAACTCGCACAATACGTTATTTTGCCGCAAGGACTTACATTGAGTGTACCGGCCTTGG
This region of Lactobacillus sp. CBA3605 genomic DNA includes:
- a CDS encoding glycoside hydrolase family 1 protein, coding for MYKTTYPKGFPKDFLWGGATAANQVEGAWNIDGKGLTTAEVVEKATDRKKMSMDAVTTESIQAAVADATDTRYPKRRGVDFYHHYKEDIKLFAEMGFKVYRFSIAWSRVFPNGDEAQPNEAGLAFYDRVIAELKKYDIQPLITLSHYEMPIALTLKQNGWASRATIAAFNRFTAVVFKRYQGQVPYWLTFNEINTGTWGFHETGAIDTAMSKHDQLQTRYQALHHQFVASAIATKQLHEIDPHAKIGSMLARMQTYPGTPNPIDVQAAQLEDDKNLFFTDVQARGEYPEYMNRYFADNGIKLAMADDDQAILAQYPVDFISFSYYMTTVTTADAGEQTNGNMATGGRNPYLEESDWGWQIDPVGLRITLDEMWDRYRKPLFVVENGLGAVDQLTADGQVHDDYRIDYLRQHITQMQEAIADGVDLMGYTMWGPIDLISFSTSEMSKRYGFIYVDQDDAGQGSLARIKKDSFYWYQKVIKSNGDDLA
- a CDS encoding beta-glucoside-specific PTS transporter subunit IIABC is translated as MDYRELAQQILTNIGGKENITKAWHCATRLRFNLKSTDAANTAAINDLDGVITVVQSAGQYQVVIGNSVAKVYDALADLAGLATMATPEATTTEPEDKPNLINRFIGFISSIFTPFLGALAGAGILKGLLALAVALNWLSASSGAYKIWYAAGDAIFYFLPIFLAFTAAKQLRVNQFVSVSLGAALLYPTLVSVMSNATTLHFFGIPVVPTTYTSTVIPILLAIWVLSYLEPLFDKIFPEAVRNIFTPLLSLIVMMPLTLLVVGPIGGTISNALATGMMAVYNFFPIGAGVLMGAFWQVFVIFGVHWTFVPLMMNNIAKMGYDPLLPILSAAVLSQAGAALGVFLRTKDSKMKALAGSSVITAFFGITEPTIYGVTLKLKRPFYCAVVGGAIGGAISGAFQVHASSFTLPSLLALPTYLGQGFIGEVIGLIVAFVGALILTLLVGMPKTTTDTATKTTTTTTTLVAADTTITAPVTGTIIPLTSVNDDVFASEAMGKGLAIVPTDGVVKAPVDGTISAVYPTGHAIGITSTAGVEILIHIGIDTVQLNGQFFETLVKQNASVKRGEVITKFDVAKIKAAGYDPTVMVIVTNTNDYQAVTPTDATAAADNWILKLATNEGVTANV
- the licT gene encoding BglG family transcription antiterminator LicT; translated protein: MRIKKVFNNNVLLADQHGHEVILIGKGIGFQKKSGDSVDETRVTKTYTPTADNWLANFQSLMSDIEPEYFEVASQIIDLAEKQLNTTFNSYLLISLTDHIHFAVYRHLHQMDIKNEILWETKRIYHQEYQVGRQALTLVASQFEVQLPEDEAGFIAMKFVENSMATSDADQTIVMTKLINDVLNIVKYQLSLTMTDDSLSLQRFLVHLRFFAERLTLKEVDRSQGTEDEILFQHVSQKYPQAFACVQKIVTFIKKTAQQPVSMNEQIYLTMHIQRMLNEAH
- a CDS encoding amino acid ABC transporter permease, with the translated sequence MSSWVIIQQSLPLFEKGFFITLKLAALGIIGAIIIGLTCSLIQYFKLPVLNPLVTIYTEVARNTPLLIQLFFLYYAFPALGWRLTASQCGVIGLIFLGGSYMAAGFSGGFDGITSTQLEAGQAIGLNRWQLAQYVILPQGLTLSVPALAANIIFLIKETSIFTVIAIPELTNTTLDLIGMYYHTNEYLLTLVVAYAIILIPLSLLLTYLERRVRYGTFGH